One genomic segment of Arcobacter porcinus includes these proteins:
- a CDS encoding ribonucleoside-diphosphate reductase subunit alpha — MAIMILKRNGRKEILDITKIQKMTIEATKDLDGVSQSELELDSQIKFIDGMKSSDIQDALIKTAVEKIDIDVPNWTFVAARLFLYDLYHRVGIATHGIKGEAYRELSDYIDYGIKAGRIVPSLSNGYDVDDLNKYIKPERDYLFNYLGIKTLYDRYLLKNSKGEPIELPQQMFMAIAMFLAQDEKDKQNKAKEFYDVISKFEVMLATPTLSNARTNRHQLSSCYIGSSPDNIEGIFDGYKEMSLLSKYGGGIGWDWNQIRSLGGSIDGHKSAAGGTVPFLKITNDIAIAVDQLGTRKGAIAVYLEPWHMDITDFIDLKKNSGEERRRAHDLFPALWISDLFMQRVLDDSYWTLFDPAEVKDLSECFGKEFEDKYIAYENDDSITKNRIKAKDLWKKILTSYFESGSPFLCFKDTANRANPNPHTGHIRSSNLCTEIFQNTNPNHYKIRLEFEDGTIKTFEEEDLIIVDGGITKKANKVTALDSINGKKIFIVEKEKIDGDTAVCNLASINLSRINTFEDIKRVTPIAINMLDNVIDLNFYPLRKVKATNLKTRSIGLGVMGEAEMLANYKISWGSSEHFKKIDEVMEAISYNAILSSSNLAQEKGSYPTFEGSNWSKGIMPHDNTPQAVNALVAKDLFDSSCDWDYLREKVKKDGMRNGYLMAIAPTSSISILVGTTQAIEPVYKRKWFEENLSGLIPVVVPKLSPETWEYYTPAFEIDQLQLIKAASIRQKWIDQGQSTNIFMSLDKASGRYLHEIYTLAWKLGLKSTYYLRSQSPEAKNDIEDRSMECAGCQ; from the coding sequence ATGGCAATTATGATTTTAAAAAGAAATGGTAGAAAAGAGATATTAGATATTACTAAAATACAAAAAATGACTATTGAAGCTACAAAAGATTTAGATGGAGTTTCTCAAAGTGAATTAGAACTTGATTCTCAAATCAAATTCATTGATGGTATGAAAAGTAGTGATATTCAAGATGCTTTAATTAAAACTGCTGTTGAAAAGATAGATATTGATGTTCCAAATTGGACTTTTGTGGCAGCAAGACTATTTTTATATGATTTATATCATAGAGTTGGAATAGCAACTCATGGAATAAAAGGGGAAGCTTATAGAGAGTTATCTGATTATATAGATTATGGGATAAAAGCTGGAAGAATAGTTCCATCTTTATCAAATGGATATGATGTAGATGATTTAAATAAGTATATAAAACCAGAAAGAGATTATCTTTTTAACTATTTAGGGATTAAAACTCTATATGATAGATATTTACTTAAAAATTCAAAAGGTGAACCAATAGAGTTACCACAACAGATGTTTATGGCAATAGCTATGTTTTTAGCACAAGATGAAAAAGATAAACAAAATAAAGCAAAAGAGTTTTATGATGTAATCTCTAAGTTTGAAGTAATGCTTGCAACTCCAACACTTTCAAATGCTAGAACAAATAGACACCAACTATCTTCTTGTTATATTGGTTCAAGTCCTGATAATATTGAAGGTATTTTTGATGGATATAAAGAGATGTCACTTTTATCTAAATATGGTGGTGGGATTGGATGGGATTGGAACCAAATAAGATCTTTAGGTGGTTCTATTGATGGTCACAAAAGTGCAGCTGGTGGTACTGTTCCATTTCTAAAAATTACAAATGATATTGCAATTGCTGTTGATCAATTAGGAACAAGAAAAGGAGCAATTGCAGTATATCTTGAGCCTTGGCATATGGATATAACAGACTTCATTGATTTAAAGAAAAATAGTGGTGAAGAAAGAAGAAGAGCACATGATCTATTCCCAGCACTTTGGATAAGTGATTTATTTATGCAAAGAGTTTTAGATGATTCTTATTGGACTCTGTTTGATCCAGCTGAAGTAAAAGATTTAAGTGAATGTTTTGGAAAAGAGTTTGAAGATAAATATATTGCTTATGAAAATGATGATTCTATTACAAAAAACAGAATAAAAGCAAAAGATTTATGGAAAAAGATTTTAACATCTTATTTTGAAAGCGGAAGTCCATTCTTATGTTTTAAAGATACAGCAAATAGAGCTAATCCAAATCCACATACAGGGCATATTAGAAGTTCAAATCTTTGTACAGAAATATTCCAAAATACAAACCCAAATCATTATAAAATTAGATTAGAGTTCGAAGATGGAACAATAAAAACTTTTGAAGAAGAAGATTTAATTATTGTAGATGGTGGAATCACTAAAAAAGCAAACAAAGTAACAGCTTTAGATAGTATAAATGGTAAAAAGATTTTTATAGTTGAAAAAGAGAAAATAGATGGAGATACAGCAGTTTGTAATCTTGCTTCTATAAATCTTTCAAGAATTAATACATTTGAAGATATAAAAAGAGTAACACCAATTGCTATAAATATGCTTGATAATGTTATTGATTTAAACTTCTATCCACTTAGAAAAGTAAAAGCTACAAACTTAAAAACAAGAAGTATTGGACTTGGAGTTATGGGTGAAGCTGAGATGCTTGCAAACTATAAGATATCTTGGGGAAGTAGTGAACACTTTAAGAAAATAGATGAAGTTATGGAAGCAATATCATATAATGCTATTCTTTCAAGTTCAAATTTAGCACAAGAAAAAGGTTCTTACCCTACTTTTGAAGGTTCAAATTGGTCTAAAGGTATAATGCCACACGACAATACTCCACAAGCTGTAAATGCTCTTGTAGCAAAAGATCTTTTTGATAGTTCTTGCGATTGGGATTATTTAAGAGAAAAAGTTAAAAAAGATGGAATGAGAAATGGTTACCTTATGGCTATTGCTCCAACATCATCAATATCTATTTTAGTTGGAACAACACAGGCAATAGAACCTGTTTATAAAAGAAAATGGTTTGAAGAAAATTTAAGTGGATTAATACCTGTTGTTGTACCAAAATTAAGTCCAGAAACTTGGGAATACTATACACCAGCATTTGAAATTGATCAGTTACAATTAATTAAAGCTGCATCAATAAGGCAAAAATGGATAGATCAAGGACAAAGTACAAATATCTTCATGAGTTTAGATAAAGCAAGTGGAAGATATCTTCACGAAATCTATACTTTAGCTTGGAAACTTGGTCTTAAATCAACATATTATTTAAGAAGTCAAAGTCCAGAAGCTAAAAATGATATAGAAGATAGAAGCATGGAGTGTGCTGGTTGTCAATAA
- a CDS encoding YbfB/YjiJ family MFS transporter → MLKIFDRNNNIAILIAGIFSIIIGLGVARFAFTGLIPAMLEDYLSIKFVGILASLNFAGYLAGSIFSMFVKDINVKVYLYRLGVFLAISSTFVLAFSDNNTFWMIARVLGGFAGAMCLIVGTAIVMQKLTIKSKTKAMGIHFSGIGFSILTTDLIARFFLSLDYTWRDSWTILAIFALVLSFYSVYILSFDKEVKQNSVKVKFDFSLFTPFVIVLIMAYFAEGIGFVVQATFLPDIINNLPGLEGYGSITWTLVGLAGIPSCIIWMLLAHRFGSSNIIIIALLLQAVGILIPVFSANIYLNFLSGILYGGTFIGLVALFMNLGGQLSKGNPVVLMGAMTSSYGIGQVVAPLYSIYFIEKYGNYDYALILTAIIVIGGAFILLLAKKFEPSDIS, encoded by the coding sequence GGATTAGGAGTTGCTAGATTTGCATTTACTGGATTAATTCCAGCTATGCTTGAAGACTATTTAAGTATTAAATTTGTAGGAATTTTAGCTTCATTAAATTTTGCTGGATATTTAGCTGGATCAATCTTTTCAATGTTTGTAAAAGATATAAATGTGAAAGTTTATCTATATAGATTGGGAGTTTTTCTTGCAATTTCTAGTACTTTTGTTTTGGCTTTTAGTGATAATAATACATTTTGGATGATTGCAAGAGTTTTAGGTGGATTTGCTGGAGCTATGTGTTTGATTGTAGGAACAGCTATTGTTATGCAAAAACTTACTATTAAAAGTAAAACAAAAGCTATGGGAATACATTTTAGTGGAATTGGTTTTTCTATTTTAACAACAGATTTAATAGCAAGATTTTTTCTAAGTTTAGATTACACTTGGAGAGATTCGTGGACTATTTTGGCAATATTTGCTCTTGTATTATCATTTTATAGTGTTTATATATTATCTTTTGATAAAGAGGTAAAACAAAACTCTGTTAAAGTAAAATTTGATTTTTCTTTATTTACACCATTTGTAATTGTTTTGATTATGGCATATTTTGCAGAAGGAATAGGATTTGTAGTTCAAGCTACATTCTTACCAGATATTATAAACAATCTTCCAGGACTTGAAGGATATGGAAGTATTACTTGGACTTTGGTTGGACTTGCTGGAATTCCATCTTGTATAATTTGGATGCTTCTTGCACATAGATTTGGGAGTTCAAATATAATTATAATTGCTCTTTTACTTCAAGCAGTAGGAATTTTAATCCCTGTATTTAGTGCAAACATATATTTAAACTTTTTAAGTGGTATTTTATATGGAGGAACATTTATAGGACTTGTTGCACTTTTTATGAATTTAGGTGGACAATTATCAAAAGGAAACCCAGTTGTTTTGATGGGTGCTATGACATCTTCTTATGGAATAGGACAAGTTGTAGCACCGCTTTATAGTATATATTTTATTGAAAAGTATGGAAACTATGATTATGCACTTATTCTAACAGCTATTATTGTTATTGGAGGAGCTTTTATACTTTTATTAGCTAAAAAATTTGAACCAAGTGATATCTCTTAA
- the purB gene encoding adenylosuccinate lyase, whose translation MVERYAREQMSSKWTQEARYAAWLEVEKAAVKAWNKLGLIPDSDCEKIVKNAKFSVERIEEIEAITKHDLIAFNTSVSESLGEESRWFHYGMTSSDAVDTGVALQMRDSLEIIIDDVKMLMESIKKRAQEHKYTLMVGRSHGIHGEPITFGLTLAVWYDEVARHLKNLEDTMEVIAVGQISGAMGNFAHAPLELEEYAMAELGLKPEPCSNQVIHRDRYARLATTLALLASSVEKFAVQVRHLQRTEVYEAEEYFATGQKGSSAMPHKRNPILTENITGLARMIRAYCIPALENVALWHERDISHSSTERFWLPDAFITTDFMLHRMNSVIANLTVMPENMMKNLNLTGGLVFSQRVLLELPKAGVSREDAYKIVQRNAMKVWEGIQKGKATTDENGDSLYLQYLLADEDLRNSLSEEKIRECFNFDYYTKNVDAIYNRVFK comes from the coding sequence ATGGTTGAAAGATATGCTAGAGAACAAATGAGTTCAAAATGGACACAAGAGGCAAGATATGCAGCTTGGCTAGAAGTAGAAAAAGCAGCTGTAAAAGCTTGGAATAAATTAGGTCTTATACCAGATAGTGACTGCGAAAAAATAGTAAAAAATGCAAAGTTTTCTGTTGAAAGAATTGAAGAGATTGAAGCAATTACTAAACATGATTTAATAGCATTTAATACAAGTGTAAGTGAGAGTTTAGGAGAAGAATCAAGATGGTTTCACTATGGAATGACATCTTCAGATGCTGTTGATACAGGTGTTGCTTTACAAATGAGAGACTCTTTAGAGATTATTATTGATGATGTAAAAATGCTTATGGAATCTATTAAAAAAAGAGCACAAGAGCACAAATATACATTAATGGTAGGAAGAAGTCACGGAATTCATGGAGAACCAATTACATTTGGATTAACTCTTGCAGTTTGGTATGATGAAGTTGCACGACATCTTAAAAATCTTGAAGATACTATGGAAGTAATCGCTGTTGGGCAAATAAGTGGAGCTATGGGTAATTTTGCTCATGCACCTTTAGAACTTGAAGAGTATGCAATGGCTGAACTTGGATTAAAACCAGAACCTTGTTCTAATCAAGTTATTCATAGAGACAGATATGCAAGACTTGCTACTACTTTAGCACTTTTAGCATCAAGTGTAGAAAAATTTGCTGTTCAAGTAAGACATCTTCAAAGAACAGAAGTTTATGAAGCAGAAGAGTATTTTGCAACTGGACAAAAAGGAAGTTCAGCAATGCCACATAAAAGAAATCCAATATTAACAGAAAATATAACTGGACTTGCAAGAATGATAAGAGCTTATTGTATTCCAGCACTGGAAAATGTTGCACTATGGCATGAAAGAGATATTTCTCACTCTTCAACAGAGAGATTCTGGTTACCAGATGCATTTATAACAACAGATTTTATGCTTCATAGAATGAATAGCGTTATTGCAAATCTTACAGTAATGCCTGAAAATATGATGAAAAATCTAAATCTTACAGGTGGATTAGTGTTTTCACAAAGAGTTTTACTTGAACTTCCAAAAGCTGGAGTTAGTAGAGAAGATGCTTATAAAATAGTTCAAAGAAATGCTATGAAAGTTTGGGAAGGTATTCAAAAAGGAAAAGCAACAACAGATGAAAATGGAGATTCACTATATTTACAATATTTATTGGCTGATGAAGATTTAAGAAATAGTCTAAGTGAAGAAAAAATTAGAGAGTGCTTTAATTTTGACTATTACACAAAAAATGTTGATGCAATTTATAACAGAGTATTCAAATAA
- a CDS encoding RluA family pseudouridine synthase, whose amino-acid sequence MAFTLKKYKAIKEKRIQSFLVHNLELEGKIAQRLVSKGRVFDENMNSINTGETIPTEYIFIALFEGQTRGLKPLLEFQDFAIFDKPTHLMVHPISKNTEYSLLDEIRYHFGENANLIHRIDAETSGLVIVGKNKKSEIELKDMFQDKKYHKSYLAIVNGEIKNEIRIDKALDREGLLIGVRMKVCNEHEGGKESITIIKPIFYNKNKNLTLVEAIPLTGRQHQIRVHLHSIGHTILGDPIYGVDDVNAENYLNKTLSKEDRFKVTGSNRLWLHANHLEFPYKGITYKLYSKNQDILNQIK is encoded by the coding sequence TTGGCATTTACACTTAAGAAATATAAAGCAATAAAAGAGAAAAGAATACAATCTTTTTTGGTACACAACCTCGAATTAGAGGGCAAAATAGCCCAAAGACTTGTCTCAAAAGGAAGAGTTTTTGATGAAAATATGAATAGCATAAATACAGGTGAAACAATACCAACAGAGTACATATTTATAGCACTTTTTGAGGGTCAAACAAGAGGATTGAAACCTTTATTAGAATTTCAAGATTTTGCAATTTTTGATAAGCCAACTCATCTTATGGTTCACCCAATTTCAAAAAATACAGAGTATTCACTTTTAGATGAAATTCGTTATCACTTTGGAGAAAATGCAAACCTAATTCATAGAATTGATGCTGAAACAAGTGGCTTAGTAATTGTTGGAAAAAATAAAAAGAGTGAAATAGAGCTAAAAGATATGTTTCAAGATAAGAAATATCATAAATCATATTTAGCCATTGTAAATGGTGAAATTAAAAATGAGATAAGAATTGATAAAGCTCTTGATAGAGAAGGACTTTTAATTGGTGTTAGAATGAAAGTTTGTAATGAACATGAGGGAGGGAAAGAGTCAATTACTATTATAAAACCTATTTTTTATAACAAAAATAAAAATCTTACTTTAGTTGAAGCAATTCCACTTACAGGAAGACAACACCAAATAAGAGTTCATCTTCACTCAATAGGTCATACAATTTTAGGAGATCCAATTTATGGAGTTGATGATGTAAATGCTGAAAATTATCTAAATAAAACACTAAGTAAAGAAGATAGATTTAAAGTTACAGGTTCAAATAGACTTTGGCTTCATGCAAATCATCTAGAGTTTCCTTATAAAGGAATTACTTATAAACTCTACTCAAAAAATCAAGATATTTTAAATCAAATCAAGTGA